In Candidatus Methanosphaera massiliense, the following are encoded in one genomic region:
- the rfbB gene encoding dTDP-glucose 4,6-dehydratase, with amino-acid sequence MITGGAGFIGSNFVHYIADKYEDYEITVLDKLTYAGDMENLKGLDVNFIKGDIASQTDASKAMKDANYVVNFAAETHVDKSITDPASFVKSDVLGTQNLLELVRKYDVEKYIQISTDEVYGSILEGSFKETDNIDPSSPYSASKAGGDLLVNAYYKTYGIPVMITRSSNNFGPRQFPEKLIPLFILKAIHNEQLPVYGDGKNVRDWIYVEDNCAGIDTVLHKGKIGEVYNIGGGNERNNLEITKMILEKLGKPESLIKHVDDRLGHDRRYSLDASKTKKLGWEPKWTFEDAMEKTVNWYKNNSDRLYKHVQTL; translated from the coding sequence ATGATAACAGGTGGAGCAGGATTTATAGGTTCAAATTTTGTTCACTACATAGCAGATAAATATGAAGACTATGAAATAACAGTGTTAGACAAGTTAACATATGCTGGAGATATGGAGAATCTAAAAGGATTAGATGTAAACTTCATTAAAGGAGATATAGCCAGCCAAACAGATGCATCAAAGGCAATGAAAGATGCAAATTATGTTGTAAATTTTGCAGCAGAAACTCATGTAGACAAATCAATCACGGACCCAGCATCCTTTGTAAAATCAGATGTATTAGGTACACAGAACCTACTAGAACTAGTAAGAAAATATGATGTAGAGAAATATATACAAATATCAACCGATGAAGTATATGGTAGTATATTAGAAGGTTCATTCAAAGAAACAGACAACATAGACCCATCAAGCCCATACTCAGCAAGTAAAGCTGGAGGAGATTTACTAGTAAATGCATACTATAAAACGTATGGAATACCGGTAATGATAACAAGAAGTAGTAATAACTTTGGACCACGTCAATTCCCTGAAAAATTAATACCATTATTCATATTAAAAGCAATTCATAATGAACAGCTACCCGTATATGGGGATGGAAAAAATGTTCGTGATTGGATATATGTAGAGGATAACTGTGCAGGTATAGATACAGTGCTACATAAAGGAAAAATTGGAGAAGTATATAATATAGGTGGAGGAAATGAAAGAAATAATCTAGAAATCACAAAAATGATACTAGAAAAACTAGGAAAACCTGAAAGCCTAATAAAACATGTAGATGACCGTTTAGGTCATGATAGAAGATACTCCTTAGATGCATCAAAAACTAAAAAATTAGGATGGGAACCTAAATGGACATTTGAAGATGCAATGGAAAAAACAGTTAATTGGTATAAAAACAATTCTGATAGATTATATAAACATGTACAAACATTATAA
- the rfbD gene encoding dTDP-4-dehydrorhamnose reductase encodes MKFFITGGSGLLGERLSAIANDNYDITLSHNSNPTGNTIKCDITNEQEVEKVILNNSPDVIIHCAAMTNVDLCEDEIDKAYDINGNGTGNIARAGEKVGAKVIYVSTDFVFDGKKGNYSEDDEVNPLGYYAKSKYDGEVQLKKYSTNWAIARVSVLYGWHKRQNFTTWVINQLRQDNDINIVTDQINSPTFADNAAEAIYEIALQDKNGIYHTAGNDEISRYDFTMKIAEEFDLNKELIHPTNSTEFVQKAPRPMNSSLNVHKVEKELGMRMETCSESLHRMAENE; translated from the coding sequence ATGAAATTCTTTATAACCGGCGGCAGTGGTTTATTGGGTGAAAGACTATCTGCTATAGCAAATGATAATTATGATATAACGTTATCACATAATTCTAATCCTACAGGTAATACTATTAAATGTGATATAACAAATGAACAAGAAGTTGAGAAAGTAATATTAAATAATAGCCCAGATGTTATTATTCATTGTGCGGCCATGACTAATGTTGATTTATGTGAAGATGAGATAGATAAAGCATATGATATTAATGGAAATGGAACTGGAAATATTGCCCGTGCAGGTGAAAAAGTTGGAGCAAAGGTAATATATGTGTCCACAGACTTTGTATTTGATGGAAAAAAAGGAAATTATAGTGAAGATGACGAGGTTAATCCTCTTGGATATTATGCTAAATCAAAGTATGACGGAGAAGTACAGCTTAAGAAATATTCTACAAATTGGGCTATTGCAAGAGTAAGTGTCTTATATGGATGGCATAAACGACAAAACTTCACAACATGGGTTATTAACCAACTAAGACAGGACAATGATATAAATATTGTAACTGATCAAATTAATTCTCCTACATTTGCAGATAATGCTGCCGAGGCAATATATGAAATAGCTTTACAAGATAAAAATGGAATATATCATACAGCAGGAAATGATGAGATTAGTAGATATGATTTTACAATGAAGATTGCAGAGGAATTTGACTTAAATAAGGAATTAATTCATCCAACTAATAGTACTGAATTTGTACAAAAAGCACCTAGACCTATGAATTCATCATTAAATGTACATAAGGTTGAAAAAGAATTAGGTATGAGAATGGAAACTTGTTCCGAATCATTACATAGAATGGCAGAAAATGAGTAA
- a CDS encoding DUF371 domain-containing protein — protein MEYTFFAKGHENVRSLHKSTFEITTDDYLTPRGDCIIGINSNITMKDFPEEIRNALMTDDSKIELLLETDNGSDIITGYGSSNLTLSHPSDMVCRKSSFTCNRTLMIHADKAAIDLNRTLIDDLKKGSDLKVTIRI, from the coding sequence GTGGAATATACTTTTTTTGCTAAGGGACATGAGAATGTTAGATCATTACATAAATCTACCTTTGAAATTACAACAGATGATTATCTTACGCCAAGAGGGGACTGTATTATTGGTATAAATTCAAATATTACAATGAAAGATTTTCCAGAAGAAATAAGAAATGCATTGATGACTGATGATTCTAAAATAGAATTGTTACTAGAAACTGATAATGGATCAGATATTATAACTGGTTATGGTTCATCTAATTTAACATTAAGTCATCCATCGGATATGGTTTGTAGAAAAAGTTCATTCACATGTAATCGTACTTTAATGATTCATGCTGATAAAGCAGCAATTGATTTAAATAGAACTTTAATTGATGATTTAAAAAAAGGTTCTGATTTAAAAGTTACTATTAGAATCTAA
- a CDS encoding GIY-YIG nuclease family protein, with amino-acid sequence MTELPDKGNYCLIIEVKKDINIKIGAKGYINFNKGYYVYVGSALGTLSKRIERHLSDDKKKHWHVDYLLLNKNTKINQVIYTYCTTKIECDISHHINKDSSDNIESFGCSDCNCESHLYYFNNYDDALKSSIESYEKIGYKPYKWFN; translated from the coding sequence ATGACTGAATTGCCAGATAAAGGAAATTATTGTTTAATTATAGAAGTAAAAAAAGATATTAACATAAAAATTGGTGCTAAGGGCTATATTAATTTTAATAAGGGATATTATGTTTATGTTGGCTCAGCTTTAGGAACTCTTTCAAAGAGAATTGAACGTCATTTATCTGATGATAAGAAAAAACACTGGCATGTTGATTATTTATTACTCAACAAAAATACCAAAATAAACCAAGTAATATACACTTATTGTACTACAAAAATAGAATGTGATATATCACATCATATAAATAAAGATAGTTCAGATAATATTGAAAGTTTCGGATGTTCTGATTGTAATTGTGAATCACATTTATATTATTTCAACAATTATGACGATGCATTAAAAAGTAGTATTGAATCATATGAAAAAATAGGGTATAAACCATATAAATGGTTTAATTAA
- the cfbC gene encoding Ni-sirohydrochlorin a,c-diamide reductive cyclase ATP-dependent reductase subunit: MTLKKIAIYGKGGIGKSTTVANIAASYDDSTFVIGCDPKADTTRTLVGKRIPTILDTIRGNTRPTLEDVVYEGYNNTLCVESGGPEPGVGCAGRGVIVAMKLLDKLGAFDDDPQLVIYDVLGDVVCGGFSVPLREEYADEVYIVTSGEYMSLYAANNIAKGIESLNGKLGGIICNCRNVKNEVEIVTEFASLISSNVIGIIPRSDLVQTSEFKASTVVETFPDSDMSKIYHDLMDSIMNNDNYATPTPMEPEEFEKFFYSYVN; encoded by the coding sequence ATGACATTAAAGAAAATTGCTATTTATGGTAAGGGTGGTATAGGAAAATCAACTACAGTAGCTAATATTGCTGCTAGCTATGATGATTCTACTTTTGTTATAGGATGTGATCCTAAGGCAGATACTACTAGAACATTAGTTGGTAAACGTATACCAACAATATTAGATACAATACGTGGGAATACTCGGCCAACACTGGAAGATGTTGTCTATGAAGGTTATAATAATACATTATGTGTAGAATCAGGCGGACCAGAGCCAGGAGTTGGATGTGCAGGTAGAGGCGTTATAGTTGCAATGAAACTACTAGATAAGTTAGGGGCTTTTGATGATGATCCTCAACTTGTAATATATGATGTTCTAGGTGATGTTGTATGTGGAGGATTTAGTGTACCATTACGTGAAGAATATGCTGATGAAGTATATATAGTAACTAGTGGCGAATACATGTCTTTATATGCTGCTAATAACATAGCTAAGGGTATTGAAAGCTTAAATGGTAAATTAGGAGGTATTATTTGTAATTGTCGTAATGTTAAAAATGAAGTGGAAATAGTAACTGAATTTGCATCTTTAATCTCTAGTAATGTTATTGGTATTATTCCACGTAGTGATTTAGTGCAAACTAGTGAATTTAAGGCAAGTACTGTTGTAGAGACATTTCCAGATTCTGACATGTCTAAAATCTATCATGATTTGATGGATTCAATCATGAATAATGATAATTATGCTACTCCTACACCTATGGAACCTGAGGAGTTTGAAAAATTCTTCTATTCTTATGTTAATTAA
- a CDS encoding peptidase U32 family protein: MVELLAPARDKRSVSAAINNGADAVYVGITDYNMRANVANIELDDIKDIVKQCHDNNKKLYVCTNTIVTDKQLMKYKKQLDALEQYDVDALIISDMGMINIANKSSIPLHLSVQANITNSEALKLYRDLGVTRAVLSRELSLEQIKEIKNKSPIEIETFVHGAMCVAISGRCFLSSYFYNRNANCGECLQPCRQEWTIQSTESKKLVLTQPEDNSIEKSRLLSPKDICMIEHIPDLMDAKIDAFKLEGRARAPDYVAMVTKCYHDAITLYESGKWDENLQLVQGWKKELGSVFNRGFDTGFYYRVPKETSYDNKATYRKIDIGQVTNFYKKIGVAEIKLWADLKIGDTIIIQGNKTGSITEEVKSMQVDGKNVTKVSREVVGVKLEQVVRENDHVYKKEPIRGN, translated from the coding sequence ATGGTTGAATTATTAGCACCTGCAAGGGATAAACGCTCTGTTAGTGCAGCTATAAATAATGGTGCGGATGCTGTTTATGTTGGAATAACTGATTATAATATGAGAGCAAATGTTGCTAATATTGAACTTGATGATATAAAAGATATTGTAAAACAGTGTCATGATAATAATAAAAAGTTATATGTATGTACTAACACTATTGTAACAGATAAACAGTTAATGAAGTATAAAAAGCAGTTAGATGCATTAGAACAGTATGATGTTGATGCATTAATAATCTCTGACATGGGTATGATTAATATTGCTAATAAATCATCAATACCATTGCATTTAAGTGTTCAAGCTAATATCACTAATTCTGAGGCACTGAAATTATATAGAGATTTAGGAGTTACACGTGCAGTATTATCCAGAGAGTTATCATTAGAACAGATTAAGGAAATTAAAAACAAATCTCCGATAGAAATAGAGACATTTGTTCATGGTGCTATGTGCGTAGCAATATCAGGCAGATGTTTTCTAAGTTCCTATTTCTATAACAGGAATGCTAACTGCGGTGAATGCTTACAACCATGTAGACAAGAATGGACAATACAATCAACTGAATCAAAAAAACTAGTATTAACACAGCCTGAAGATAATTCAATAGAAAAATCACGATTATTAAGTCCCAAAGATATATGTATGATAGAACATATTCCAGATTTAATGGATGCGAAAATAGATGCATTTAAACTAGAAGGAAGAGCAAGAGCACCAGATTATGTTGCAATGGTTACAAAATGTTATCATGACGCAATAACATTATATGAATCTGGAAAATGGGATGAAAATCTTCAACTAGTTCAAGGTTGGAAAAAAGAATTAGGCTCAGTATTTAACAGGGGATTTGACACAGGATTTTATTACAGAGTTCCAAAGGAAACCAGTTATGATAATAAAGCAACATATAGGAAGATAGACATAGGACAAGTAACAAATTTCTACAAAAAGATCGGCGTTGCAGAGATAAAATTATGGGCTGATTTAAAAATAGGTGATACAATAATTATACAAGGAAATAAGACAGGTAGTATTACTGAAGAAGTTAAATCTATGCAAGTTGATGGGAAAAATGTTACAAAGGTTTCTAGGGAAGTAGTAGGTGTAAAATTAGAACAAGTAGTACGTGAAAATGATCATGTATATAAAAAAGAACCAATAAGAGGTAATTAA